A genomic stretch from Streptomyces sp. QL37 includes:
- a CDS encoding ATP-binding cassette domain-containing protein has protein sequence MNENPVIASVTGLTVEVDGRALVDRISLRIRPGTVTALVGASGSGKTTTGLALLGEYPAGARVTGEVAVHGARIGYVPQHPAAVLNPARRTGALLHDMARQQVRDLPRPQRRAEARQRVARALADAQLDGCDEVLGRYPHQLSGGQQQRVVLAQALLLGARVIVADEPTTGQDALTKRRIVDQLAAVTARGIAVLLLSHDLDVVRELADEVLVMRAGRVVERGTAHRILDAPTHPWTKELLAEPRTLPYADPERTGAELLSVSGLTARHRTGGARVPVLSVDRLTLRSGECLAVVGRSGSGKTTLARCLAGLHRDHTGQILLDGTALPRSLRDRSREQLAAVQYVFQDARAAFDEHRPVLDQVARTAVRLHGTGHRAATAEARGLLTELGLDQGLVGRLPGRLSGGELQRAALARALLARPRVLVCDEITSGLDPVARRSLLDLLATSVRRPGGPSVVLITHDLDTAAPADRVAVLDGGEVVEEGPREQVLTAPRHPFTVSLIGASRRRGTALRP, from the coding sequence ATGAACGAGAACCCCGTGATCGCCTCCGTCACCGGGCTGACCGTCGAGGTCGACGGGCGGGCGCTCGTCGACCGGATCTCGCTCCGGATCAGGCCCGGCACCGTCACCGCCCTCGTCGGCGCGTCCGGCAGCGGCAAGACCACGACAGGTCTCGCCCTGCTCGGTGAATACCCCGCGGGCGCGCGGGTGACGGGCGAGGTGGCCGTGCACGGCGCCCGGATCGGCTACGTCCCCCAGCACCCAGCGGCGGTCCTCAACCCGGCCCGCCGCACCGGCGCACTCCTGCACGACATGGCGCGTCAGCAGGTGCGGGACCTGCCCCGGCCGCAGCGCCGTGCCGAGGCGCGGCAGCGCGTCGCCCGAGCCCTCGCGGACGCCCAGCTCGACGGCTGCGACGAGGTGCTGGGCCGCTATCCGCATCAGCTGTCCGGCGGCCAGCAGCAGCGCGTCGTCCTGGCGCAGGCGCTGCTCCTCGGTGCCCGCGTCATCGTCGCGGACGAGCCCACCACCGGGCAGGACGCCCTGACCAAGCGCCGCATCGTCGACCAGCTCGCGGCGGTGACGGCCAGGGGCATCGCCGTACTGCTGCTCAGCCACGACCTCGACGTCGTACGCGAACTCGCCGACGAGGTACTGGTGATGCGCGCGGGACGCGTGGTGGAGCGGGGGACGGCCCACCGGATCCTGGACGCCCCCACGCACCCGTGGACCAAGGAGCTCCTCGCCGAACCGAGGACCCTGCCGTACGCGGACCCCGAGCGCACCGGCGCGGAGCTGCTGAGCGTCAGCGGACTCACGGCCCGCCACCGCACCGGCGGCGCCCGCGTCCCCGTGCTGAGCGTGGACCGGCTCACCCTCCGCAGCGGTGAATGCCTCGCCGTCGTCGGACGTTCGGGCAGCGGAAAGACCACCCTCGCCCGCTGTCTCGCAGGGCTCCACCGCGACCACACCGGGCAGATCCTGCTCGACGGCACCGCGCTGCCGCGCAGCCTGCGGGACCGCAGCCGCGAGCAGCTCGCCGCCGTGCAGTACGTCTTCCAGGACGCCCGGGCCGCCTTCGACGAACACCGGCCTGTCCTGGACCAGGTGGCCCGCACGGCGGTACGTCTGCACGGCACAGGACACCGGGCGGCGACGGCGGAGGCCCGGGGCCTGCTGACGGAGCTCGGACTGGACCAGGGCCTCGTCGGCAGGCTGCCCGGCCGGCTCTCCGGCGGCGAACTCCAGCGAGCGGCCCTCGCCAGAGCCCTCCTCGCGCGGCCCAGGGTGCTGGTCTGCGACGAGATCACCTCGGGACTGGACCCGGTGGCGCGGCGCTCCCTGCTGGATCTGCTCGCCACGTCGGTCCGCCGCCCGGGCGGTCCGAGCGTCGTGCTGATCACGCACGACCTCGACACCGCGGCCCCGGCCGACCGGGTGGCGGTGCTGGACGGCGGAGAAGTGGTCGAGGAGGGCCCCCGGGAACAGGTGCTGACCGCTCCCCGGCACCCGTTCACGGTCTCGCTGATCGGTGCTTCGCGGAGGCGGGGGACCGCGCTGCGCCCCTGA
- a CDS encoding ABC transporter permease: MKRLRRYGPGAAVAAVPLGLALAGPFLVGEPSARAASFTLGGGHLLGTDFVGRDVVHQVLLGGRPVVLVALAATVLAYLVALPLGLTSALTHRRWLEEVLMRPLDVLLAVPSLLMILLVAAVFPPGAAGLALLVAFVSVPDTTRIVRAAAAEAASRPAVEALRMQGESWWRLAVGYVGRSILRTLATDAGIRLTGVLYLVATAAFLGIGVAPDAADWAVMVDRNRAGLLIQPWAVVVPALLIVALTMGGNLLVDAAMENRTPPRKGRRP; the protein is encoded by the coding sequence GTGAAGCGGCTCCGCAGATACGGACCCGGGGCCGCCGTCGCCGCGGTCCCGCTCGGCCTCGCCCTGGCAGGCCCGTTCCTCGTGGGAGAGCCCTCGGCCCGCGCCGCCTCCTTCACCCTCGGGGGCGGCCACCTGCTCGGCACGGACTTCGTCGGCCGGGACGTCGTGCACCAGGTGCTGCTCGGCGGACGGCCCGTGGTCCTCGTCGCGCTGGCGGCCACTGTCCTCGCGTACCTCGTCGCCCTGCCGCTCGGACTGACCAGCGCGCTGACCCACCGGAGGTGGCTGGAGGAAGTGCTGATGCGTCCGCTGGACGTGCTGCTCGCCGTGCCCTCGCTCCTCATGATCCTGCTGGTCGCGGCCGTCTTCCCGCCCGGAGCGGCGGGGCTCGCGCTGCTGGTCGCCTTCGTCTCCGTCCCGGACACCACCCGGATCGTCCGGGCCGCCGCCGCCGAGGCGGCGTCCCGGCCCGCCGTCGAGGCGCTGCGCATGCAGGGGGAGAGCTGGTGGCGCCTCGCCGTCGGCTATGTCGGGCGGTCCATCCTGCGCACCCTGGCCACCGACGCCGGAATCCGCCTGACGGGCGTGCTCTACCTGGTCGCCACCGCCGCCTTCCTCGGCATCGGGGTGGCCCCGGACGCCGCCGACTGGGCCGTGATGGTGGACCGCAACCGCGCAGGACTGCTCATCCAGCCCTGGGCGGTGGTCGTGCCCGCCCTGCTCATCGTCGCACTCACCATGGGCGGCAACCTGCTCGTCGACGCCGCCATGGAGAACCGCACCCCGCCCCGGAAGGGCCGTCGCCCATGA
- a CDS encoding pyridoxal-phosphate dependent enzyme has product MTTASLPALAPNRELLALLGRTPLARITTGLPLPHPGFWAKLEGHAVGGMKARAAVSMLLGAEERGQLLPGAPVVESTSGTLGIGLAFAGQALGHPVVLVGDSELEPSMRQLLRSYGARLEIVDRPAAHGGWQGARLERLHDLLGRLPGAYWPDQYNNPDNTAGYASLAAELATQLDRLDILVCSVGTGGHSAGIAGPLRRHWPGLRVVAVDSTGSTIFGQAAAPRLMRGLGSSIHPRNVAYDAFDEVHWIGPAEAADSCRRLARGNFVSGGWSTGAVARVSAWAARTHPGATVATVFPDGPHRYLSTVYDDDFMTAHQLDPARAARTPVDVPHPRTPQAGGWSRCTTVTDPLANRLERQP; this is encoded by the coding sequence GTGACCACGGCATCCCTGCCCGCCCTCGCCCCCAACCGCGAGCTCCTCGCCCTCCTCGGCCGCACCCCGCTGGCAAGGATCACCACCGGACTGCCCCTGCCCCACCCCGGCTTCTGGGCCAAGCTCGAAGGGCACGCCGTCGGCGGGATGAAGGCACGGGCCGCCGTCTCCATGCTCCTGGGGGCCGAGGAACGCGGCCAACTGCTCCCCGGCGCTCCCGTCGTGGAGTCGACCTCCGGCACGCTCGGCATAGGACTCGCCTTCGCCGGGCAGGCACTCGGGCACCCCGTCGTGCTCGTCGGCGACAGTGAACTCGAACCCTCGATGCGGCAGTTGCTCCGCTCGTACGGTGCGCGCCTCGAAATCGTGGACCGTCCTGCCGCGCACGGCGGCTGGCAGGGCGCACGCCTGGAGCGACTGCACGACCTGCTCGGCCGGCTGCCCGGCGCCTACTGGCCCGACCAGTACAACAACCCGGACAACACCGCGGGTTACGCCTCCCTCGCGGCCGAACTGGCCACCCAGTTGGACCGCCTCGACATTCTCGTCTGCAGCGTCGGCACCGGAGGCCACAGCGCAGGGATCGCCGGACCGCTGCGCAGACACTGGCCGGGCCTGCGCGTCGTAGCCGTCGACTCCACCGGATCCACCATCTTCGGACAGGCCGCCGCGCCCAGGCTGATGCGCGGGCTGGGCAGCAGCATCCACCCCCGCAACGTCGCCTACGACGCCTTCGACGAGGTCCACTGGATCGGCCCGGCCGAAGCCGCCGACTCCTGCCGGCGTCTCGCCCGGGGCAACTTCGTCAGCGGTGGCTGGAGCACCGGCGCCGTCGCCCGCGTCTCCGCCTGGGCGGCGCGCACCCACCCCGGGGCCACCGTCGCCACCGTCTTCCCCGACGGGCCCCACCGCTACCTCTCCACCGTCTACGACGACGACTTCATGACCGCCCACCAACTGGACCCCGCCCGGGCGGCCCGGACCCCCGTCGACGTCCCGCACCCGCGCACCCCGCAGGCCGGGGGCTGGTCCAGGTGCACCACCGTCACCGATCCGCTGGCGAATCGACTGGAGAGGCAGCCATGA
- a CDS encoding enolase C-terminal domain-like protein, with protein sequence MKLTQHTVRLVLAEPLRISRSTMTARDAVRLTVEHEGLAGHGEAVTSVFYGLDTSALQRLAARTGERLTRFAGPETALHALRAGELTPPGTPAAVTAATEAALLDLVGKRTATAVHRFLGSPAAPRAATARTVSLTSPGRAATQARRLAEAGFSLIKLKAGDPDEEADLDRVRAVRAAAPTARLLLDPNGAWSEGQARRLLPRFADLGVEAVEQPLTPGDPEALARLAARSPVPVIADEDAVTYEDARRLAGRVHGINVKLAKCGGVHAALRIAALIEGSGTDLMLGCLTASTLGIAPAVHIADRARWTDLDGHLLLAHDPWTGIGGDDGFVAANGLPGLGVRPRDEAGAWSTAS encoded by the coding sequence ATGAAACTCACCCAGCACACCGTGCGGCTCGTCCTCGCCGAGCCGTTGCGCATCTCGCGGTCGACCATGACCGCCCGCGACGCCGTCCGCCTCACCGTCGAGCACGAAGGGCTCGCCGGCCATGGAGAGGCCGTCACCAGCGTCTTCTACGGTCTCGACACGTCGGCGCTGCAACGACTCGCCGCCCGCACCGGGGAGCGGCTCACCCGCTTCGCCGGACCGGAGACCGCCCTGCACGCCCTGCGCGCCGGGGAGCTCACCCCACCCGGCACCCCGGCCGCCGTCACCGCCGCCACCGAGGCGGCGCTCCTCGACCTGGTCGGCAAGCGCACCGCCACCGCCGTCCACCGCTTCCTCGGCTCTCCCGCCGCACCGAGGGCCGCCACCGCCCGCACGGTCTCCCTCACCTCCCCGGGGCGGGCGGCCACCCAGGCCCGCAGGCTGGCCGAAGCCGGATTCTCACTCATCAAGCTCAAGGCGGGCGACCCGGACGAGGAAGCCGACCTGGACCGGGTACGCGCCGTCCGCGCAGCCGCCCCCACCGCCCGGCTGCTCCTCGACCCCAACGGTGCCTGGTCGGAGGGGCAGGCACGCAGGCTCCTGCCGCGGTTCGCCGACCTCGGCGTCGAAGCCGTGGAACAGCCACTCACCCCCGGCGACCCGGAGGCCCTCGCCCGGCTCGCCGCCCGCTCGCCCGTCCCCGTCATCGCCGACGAGGACGCGGTCACCTACGAGGACGCGCGGCGGCTGGCCGGACGCGTCCACGGGATCAACGTCAAACTCGCCAAATGCGGCGGTGTCCACGCCGCTCTCCGCATCGCCGCGCTGATCGAGGGCAGTGGCACAGACCTGATGCTCGGCTGCCTGACCGCCAGCACCCTGGGCATCGCCCCCGCCGTCCACATCGCCGACCGCGCCCGCTGGACCGACCTCGACGGCCACCTCCTGCTCGCCCACGACCCATGGACCGGCATCGGGGGCGACGACGGCTTCGTCGCCGCCAACGGGCTCCCGGGGCTCGGCGTACGGCCCCGCGACGAAGCCGGGGCCTGGAGCACCGCCTCATGA
- a CDS encoding class I SAM-dependent methyltransferase, producing MKHRTGNLLTDRPELYEARFPDPERLAGRWAEDLLRRYDAGPAVLDLGCGTGRDAAALHRAGRRVTGADLSGTMLAHARAHHPGPEYVQADLSRFDFGQRVFDAVVCLDSSLLYCHTNEQLDGFLASCRRTLVPGGLLVGEMRNGAYFLGRDAPPTAPAVSRFTWHGTTYRSSTALRVDRAAQLLRRTRVWTTDQGGPPVEEHSAWRLLLPQELRHFLTAHGFDVLALYDGPGPRTEPPWRPGAEPGTAADGDRIHLVARKRAPASTGDSAHPATGDQP from the coding sequence ATGAAGCACCGTACGGGCAATCTGCTCACCGACCGCCCCGAGCTGTACGAGGCCCGATTCCCGGACCCCGAACGCCTCGCCGGACGCTGGGCGGAGGACCTCCTGCGACGGTACGACGCCGGGCCCGCCGTCCTGGACCTGGGCTGCGGGACCGGCCGGGACGCCGCCGCTCTGCACCGCGCCGGACGCCGTGTCACCGGCGCCGACCTCTCCGGCACCATGCTCGCCCACGCCCGCGCCCACCACCCGGGCCCGGAGTACGTACAGGCCGATCTCAGCCGGTTCGATTTCGGACAGCGGGTCTTCGACGCCGTGGTGTGCCTGGACAGTTCGCTGCTCTACTGCCACACGAACGAGCAGCTCGACGGCTTCCTGGCGTCCTGCCGGCGCACCCTGGTGCCCGGCGGCCTGCTGGTCGGTGAGATGCGCAACGGCGCGTACTTCCTCGGCCGGGACGCACCCCCCACCGCGCCCGCCGTCTCCCGCTTCACCTGGCACGGCACGACCTACCGCTCGTCCACCGCACTGCGCGTCGACCGCGCCGCCCAGCTCCTGCGGCGCACACGCGTCTGGACCACCGACCAGGGCGGCCCGCCCGTCGAGGAGCACTCCGCGTGGCGACTGCTCCTGCCCCAGGAACTGCGCCACTTCCTCACCGCGCACGGCTTCGACGTACTCGCCCTGTACGACGGGCCCGGGCCACGCACCGAACCGCCCTGGCGTCCGGGAGCCGAGCCCGGTACAGCGGCCGACGGCGACCGGATCCACCTCGTCGCGAGGAAACGGGCACCGGCGTCCACCGGCGATTCAGCACATCCAGCAACGGGAGATCAGCCATGA
- a CDS encoding ABC transporter substrate-binding protein: MTASADRHERFPGLRRRGFLAAAAGGAAGLGALTLAGCSAPTATETGTDKGDGTPRRGGRVRAAFAGGGASETLDPHLGNLFADAARGKALFDKLADYGADLAAVPRLAETWEPNTGLDRWTITLRQAEFHDGKPVTAADVLYSYRRIADPAKAYRARASLEPIDLKASRATGERTVEFVLKRPTAEFPNVMAAFGTFIVQDGATGFDREPIGTGPFRFVSFTPGRSTVLRRNDDHWEGAPHLDELEFIVANEESARINALLGGQVEYAHELNPATGRAHEKAGAVEIVRLRNSAMQAFAMKTDRPPFDDPRVREAFFLIADREELVDGALSGAGEKGNDLFGKGYEYYADELPQREQDIGRARRLLAQAGARDLKVTLDTSAVAAGFTEAAGIFRDQAARAGVTVDVRMGSKDSYWKDILDSGTLCCYRSGAMPIESHISQRLLTDSTTNATRWRDKNFDALYRQAQSTKDRTDRAALYGRMQRQLHAEGGFLVWGFGDWILGTSRSLRGVAREAPANTLDWARFDKVWLA, translated from the coding sequence ATGACCGCATCAGCCGACAGACACGAACGCTTCCCCGGTCTGCGCAGGCGCGGCTTCCTCGCCGCCGCCGCCGGGGGAGCCGCCGGACTCGGCGCGCTCACGCTCGCCGGGTGCTCCGCGCCCACCGCCACCGAGACCGGCACCGACAAGGGCGACGGCACACCCCGGCGCGGCGGACGGGTCCGCGCCGCCTTCGCCGGGGGCGGCGCGAGCGAGACCCTCGACCCGCACCTGGGGAACCTCTTCGCCGACGCCGCCCGCGGCAAGGCCCTCTTCGACAAGCTCGCCGACTACGGCGCGGACCTGGCCGCGGTCCCACGACTGGCCGAGACATGGGAACCGAACACCGGCCTCGACCGCTGGACCATCACCCTCAGGCAGGCGGAGTTCCACGACGGGAAGCCCGTGACGGCCGCCGACGTCCTGTACAGCTACCGCCGCATCGCAGACCCGGCGAAGGCGTACCGCGCCCGTGCGTCCCTGGAGCCCATCGATCTGAAGGCGAGCCGCGCCACGGGGGAGCGGACCGTCGAGTTCGTGCTCAAGCGGCCGACGGCCGAATTCCCCAACGTGATGGCCGCCTTCGGCACTTTCATCGTCCAGGACGGCGCCACCGGATTCGACCGCGAGCCCATCGGCACCGGCCCCTTCCGCTTCGTCTCCTTCACCCCCGGCCGGTCCACCGTCCTGCGGCGCAACGACGACCACTGGGAGGGCGCGCCCCACCTCGACGAGCTCGAATTCATCGTCGCCAACGAGGAGTCCGCCCGCATCAACGCCCTCCTCGGCGGCCAGGTCGAGTACGCGCACGAGCTCAACCCCGCCACCGGACGCGCCCACGAGAAGGCCGGCGCCGTCGAGATCGTCCGGCTGCGGAACAGCGCCATGCAGGCGTTCGCCATGAAGACCGACCGCCCGCCCTTCGACGACCCCCGGGTCCGCGAGGCGTTCTTCCTCATCGCCGACCGCGAGGAACTGGTGGACGGCGCCCTGTCCGGCGCGGGCGAGAAGGGCAACGACCTCTTCGGCAAGGGATACGAGTACTACGCGGACGAACTCCCCCAGCGCGAACAGGACATCGGCCGTGCCCGCAGACTGCTCGCACAGGCCGGTGCGCGGGACCTGAAGGTCACACTCGACACCTCCGCCGTCGCCGCCGGCTTCACCGAGGCCGCCGGCATCTTCCGGGACCAGGCGGCACGCGCCGGAGTCACCGTCGACGTACGGATGGGGAGCAAGGACTCCTACTGGAAGGACATCCTCGACTCCGGCACCCTGTGCTGCTACCGGTCCGGGGCCATGCCCATCGAGTCCCACATCTCCCAGCGGCTGCTCACCGACTCCACCACCAACGCCACCAGGTGGCGGGACAAGAACTTCGACGCGCTCTACCGGCAGGCCCAGTCCACCAAGGACAGGACGGACCGGGCGGCCCTCTACGGGCGGATGCAGCGACAGCTGCACGCCGAAGGAGGCTTCCTCGTCTGGGGCTTCGGCGACTGGATCCTCGGCACATCGCGGTCCCTGCGGGGCGTCGCGCGCGAAGCACCCGCCAACACCCTTGACTGGGCCCGCTTCGACAAGGTCTGGCTGGCGTGA
- a CDS encoding MFS transporter, whose product MRTVHEIRRFPLAIRLLLVNQLGVNTGFYLLIPYLATHLGDNLGMSAAVVGIVLGVRNLSQQGLFLIGGSAADRLGARGVIIAGCAIRTAGFALFALGDGLPVLLAASVLSGVAGALFNPAVRTYLAQEAGERRAEAFALFNVFATTGALIGPLLGSVLLLVDFRASALTAAGIFALLTVAQALVLPAREAPPATGSVTSDWREAVGNRAFLAFALSMVGMFTLENQLYLLLPAGARQATGWDGAAGLVFLVGTVAGIAFQLRITRALKNRGTRGRWIATGMVLMGLAFVPPMLVAGTDTPPDGALDAALRALPVLAGALLLHLGVMTAQPFVMELIPGFGRQALTGTYFGIFYAVSGIAAAVGNAAVGWAMDAARRGGDDSPAELLPWACCLAAGLVSAAAVTWLHRNGTLPRTQPAPVAVTA is encoded by the coding sequence ATGAGGACCGTGCACGAGATCCGCCGATTCCCGCTCGCCATCCGCCTGCTGCTGGTCAATCAGCTCGGCGTCAACACCGGCTTCTACCTCCTCATCCCCTACCTCGCCACCCACCTCGGCGACAACCTGGGCATGTCGGCGGCCGTCGTCGGCATCGTCCTCGGCGTACGCAACCTGAGCCAGCAAGGCCTCTTCCTCATAGGCGGCTCCGCCGCCGACCGGCTCGGCGCGCGAGGCGTCATCATCGCCGGATGTGCGATACGCACCGCCGGCTTCGCCCTGTTCGCGCTCGGTGACGGACTGCCCGTGCTGCTCGCCGCCTCCGTACTCAGCGGAGTGGCCGGCGCCCTGTTCAACCCCGCCGTCCGCACCTACCTCGCGCAGGAGGCGGGGGAGCGCAGGGCCGAGGCCTTCGCCCTGTTCAACGTCTTCGCGACGACCGGTGCCCTCATCGGACCGCTCCTCGGCAGTGTCCTGCTGCTGGTCGACTTCCGGGCGTCCGCGCTCACCGCCGCCGGCATCTTCGCCCTGCTCACAGTCGCCCAGGCCCTGGTGCTCCCCGCCCGGGAGGCGCCGCCGGCCACGGGCAGCGTCACCTCCGACTGGCGGGAAGCCGTCGGCAACCGCGCCTTCCTCGCCTTCGCACTGTCGATGGTCGGCATGTTCACCCTGGAGAACCAGCTCTATCTGCTGCTGCCGGCCGGCGCCCGCCAGGCCACCGGCTGGGACGGCGCCGCCGGACTCGTCTTCCTGGTGGGGACGGTCGCGGGCATCGCCTTCCAGCTGCGGATCACCCGCGCGCTCAAGAACCGGGGGACCAGAGGACGCTGGATCGCCACCGGCATGGTGCTGATGGGGCTCGCCTTCGTACCGCCGATGCTCGTCGCGGGCACGGACACACCGCCGGACGGTGCCCTGGACGCCGCCCTGCGCGCCCTGCCCGTGCTGGCCGGCGCACTCCTGCTCCACCTGGGCGTCATGACCGCGCAGCCCTTCGTCATGGAACTGATCCCCGGCTTCGGCAGACAGGCGCTGACCGGAACGTACTTCGGGATCTTCTACGCGGTCTCCGGCATCGCGGCAGCCGTCGGCAACGCGGCTGTCGGCTGGGCCATGGACGCCGCCCGGAGAGGCGGGGACGACAGCCCGGCCGAGCTGCTCCCCTGGGCCTGCTGCCTCGCCGCCGGGCTGGTCTCGGCGGCCGCCGTGACCTGGCTGCACCGCAACGGCACCCTGCCACGGACACAGCCCGCGCCTGTGGCGGTGACGGCATGA
- a CDS encoding ABC transporter permease: MTGLRSWIARRLLLGALQTAAVVLLVFALTEALPGDAAVAFAGDQPDPRRIAAVREAMGLDRPAHERLGDWVVGLLHGDFGTSLTSGRPVAGFLADGFGPTLLLAAVTVLLLVPVGVGLGVLAARHEGRFTDRLISSATLGVYAVPEFALGVLLVSVFALRLGWLPPTAVGYGTGLLAHPAVLVLPVLVLLARPVCSLARLVRAGMIEALAAPYTAHAERYGISGGRIRYAHALPNALAPATQQLARTIDWLLCGVIVVEALYVIPGLGTVLMNAVADRDIPVVQGLAVVFGLATVALNLGADLVTHRLAPRSGVAA, encoded by the coding sequence GTGACCGGACTGCGCTCCTGGATCGCCCGGCGGCTGCTCCTCGGCGCCCTGCAGACCGCGGCCGTCGTGCTGCTGGTCTTCGCGCTCACCGAGGCACTGCCGGGCGACGCGGCGGTGGCATTCGCCGGGGACCAGCCCGACCCGCGGCGCATCGCGGCGGTCCGGGAGGCGATGGGGCTCGACCGGCCCGCCCACGAACGCCTGGGGGACTGGGTCGTGGGGCTGCTCCACGGCGACTTCGGCACCTCGCTCACCTCCGGACGGCCCGTCGCCGGATTCCTCGCGGACGGCTTCGGCCCCACCCTGCTCCTCGCCGCGGTCACGGTCCTGCTCCTGGTCCCGGTGGGGGTGGGGCTCGGAGTCCTCGCCGCCCGCCACGAAGGCCGGTTCACCGACCGGCTGATCAGCTCCGCGACCCTCGGGGTCTACGCGGTGCCCGAATTCGCCCTGGGAGTACTGCTGGTGAGCGTCTTCGCCCTGCGGCTCGGCTGGCTCCCGCCGACCGCCGTCGGTTACGGCACAGGGCTGCTCGCGCACCCCGCCGTACTCGTCCTGCCCGTCCTGGTCCTGCTCGCCCGGCCCGTCTGCTCGCTGGCCCGCCTGGTCCGGGCCGGAATGATCGAGGCGCTCGCCGCCCCGTACACCGCCCATGCCGAGCGGTACGGGATCTCCGGGGGCCGCATCCGCTACGCGCACGCCCTGCCCAACGCCCTGGCCCCCGCCACGCAGCAGCTCGCCCGCACCATCGACTGGCTGCTGTGCGGCGTCATCGTCGTGGAGGCCCTCTACGTGATCCCCGGACTCGGCACCGTCCTCATGAACGCCGTGGCCGACCGCGACATCCCCGTCGTGCAGGGACTCGCGGTGGTCTTCGGCCTCGCCACCGTCGCGCTCAACCTCGGCGCCGACCTCGTCACCCACCGGCTCGCACCACGCTCGGGGGTGGCGGCGTGA
- a CDS encoding UDP-N-acetylmuramoyl-L-alanyl-D-glutamate--2,6-diaminopimelate ligase: MKLSELLAGQTHHILHGDPERTRITAGTAFDVDRVAPGSLFIAVPGHLEGGPGAVAPALARGAVAVLVEDGCALPAAAEDACVVRVPDTRAAAAVAASRYHGEPGRRMDMVAITGTNGKTSVSYMVESVLRISEGASAGVIGTAGSRIGDEVIPMPRSVLSTPESPDLQYLLGCMRDRGAGTVVLEATSMGLLTHRVDRTFVDVGVFTNLSQDHLDDHGTMDSYRDAKLRLFQGLCEHAVVNADDPVGARIVAMMPGAVTTYALDTEADYRATDLVVDASGTRFTLHHDGRKYPAAIPAPGRFSVSNALATVAACHTLGHDLAGLVSALERMPQIPGRFERVTTADGTSVIVDYAHSPDSLNKVLGTIRGFARSKVITVFGCGGDRDTTKRAEMGAIAGTYSDLCVLTSDNPRDEDPEAILDQVAPGIESTGTPYERLADRRRAIGFALAEAGPGDIVLIAGKGSEPHQIVGDRLLPFSDMATVRELADIPAVRTQPALR; this comes from the coding sequence TTGAAGCTGAGCGAGCTGCTGGCCGGACAGACCCACCACATCCTCCATGGCGACCCGGAGCGGACGCGCATCACCGCCGGAACGGCCTTCGACGTGGACCGGGTGGCACCGGGATCGCTCTTCATCGCGGTGCCGGGGCACCTGGAGGGCGGCCCCGGAGCGGTGGCCCCCGCCCTCGCCCGGGGCGCGGTGGCGGTCCTCGTGGAGGACGGCTGCGCACTCCCGGCGGCAGCGGAGGACGCCTGTGTCGTGCGGGTGCCGGACACCCGGGCCGCCGCCGCCGTCGCCGCCTCCCGCTACCACGGAGAGCCGGGGCGCCGGATGGACATGGTGGCGATCACCGGCACCAACGGCAAGACCTCCGTCTCGTACATGGTCGAGTCCGTGCTCCGGATCTCCGAGGGGGCGAGTGCCGGGGTCATCGGCACGGCCGGCAGCCGCATCGGTGACGAGGTGATCCCGATGCCCCGGTCGGTGCTGTCCACCCCGGAGTCTCCCGATCTGCAGTATCTGCTGGGGTGCATGCGTGACCGCGGTGCCGGTACCGTCGTGCTGGAGGCCACGTCCATGGGCCTGCTGACGCACCGGGTCGACCGCACGTTCGTCGACGTGGGCGTCTTCACCAATCTGAGCCAGGATCACCTGGACGACCACGGCACGATGGACAGCTACCGGGACGCCAAGCTCCGGCTCTTCCAGGGACTCTGCGAGCACGCCGTGGTCAACGCGGACGACCCCGTGGGGGCCCGGATCGTGGCGATGATGCCGGGCGCGGTGACCACGTACGCCCTCGACACCGAGGCCGACTACCGGGCCACCGACCTGGTCGTCGACGCCTCGGGCACCCGCTTCACGCTGCATCACGACGGGCGCAAGTACCCGGCCGCGATCCCCGCACCGGGCAGGTTCTCCGTCTCCAACGCGCTGGCCACGGTGGCGGCGTGCCACACCCTGGGGCACGACCTCGCCGGGCTCGTCTCCGCACTCGAACGGATGCCGCAGATCCCGGGCCGGTTCGAACGTGTCACGACCGCCGACGGCACCTCGGTGATCGTGGACTACGCGCACTCCCCGGACTCGCTGAACAAGGTGCTCGGCACCATCCGCGGCTTCGCCAGGTCCAAGGTCATCACCGTTTTCGGCTGCGGTGGGGACAGGGACACCACCAAGCGTGCCGAGATGGGCGCGATCGCCGGGACCTACTCGGACCTGTGTGTCCTCACCTCGGACAACCCGCGCGACGAGGACCCCGAGGCCATCCTGGACCAGGTCGCCCCCGGCATCGAGTCCACCGGCACCCCGTACGAACGCCTCGCCGACCGCCGCCGGGCCATCGGCTTCGCGCTCGCGGAAGCCGGACCCGGTGACATCGTCCTGATCGCGGGCAAGGGCAGCGAGCCCCACCAGATCGTCGGTGACCGGCTGCTGCCCTTCAGCGACATGGCCACCGTGCGGGAACTCGCCGACATCCCGGCCGTACGGACTCAGCCCGCCCTTCGGTAG